The proteins below come from a single Roseiflexus sp. RS-1 genomic window:
- a CDS encoding bacteriorhodopsin has product MPNLTLSQYDLVYNALSFTIAAMGAAFVFFLLARNTVASTYQRAMVLAAIIVGIAAYHYVRMFTSWSTAFTVSGAIYTPTGEPFNEAYRYADWLLTVPLLLVELVAVLHITGQQRSGMIARLVIAAVLMIVLGYPGEISSDVTTRLVWGTLSSIPFLYILYVLWRDLGAVMERESAEVRVLLRNLRLLLLASWGVYPIAYLLPLLSIDPATALVARQVGYSIADIVAKPAYGLLIYAIARIKTQQERGESSEGTIPAIA; this is encoded by the coding sequence ATGCCAAACCTTACGCTATCTCAGTATGACCTGGTTTACAACGCGCTATCGTTCACCATCGCGGCGATGGGCGCGGCGTTCGTATTTTTCTTGCTCGCGCGCAACACCGTAGCATCCACCTATCAGCGCGCGATGGTGCTCGCAGCAATCATCGTCGGGATTGCTGCGTATCATTATGTACGGATGTTTACCAGCTGGAGCACAGCCTTCACCGTCAGCGGCGCGATCTACACGCCTACTGGCGAGCCGTTCAATGAAGCATACCGTTATGCCGATTGGCTCCTGACCGTCCCGCTCTTGCTCGTCGAGCTCGTCGCGGTTCTGCATATCACGGGACAGCAGCGCAGTGGGATGATCGCGCGGTTGGTGATTGCAGCAGTGTTGATGATCGTGTTGGGCTACCCTGGCGAGATTTCGTCAGACGTTACCACGCGGCTTGTGTGGGGCACGCTGAGCAGTATCCCATTCCTCTACATTCTGTATGTGCTCTGGCGCGATCTGGGTGCAGTGATGGAGCGTGAATCAGCAGAAGTACGGGTTCTGCTGCGGAATCTGCGCCTGCTCCTGCTCGCAAGCTGGGGAGTGTATCCGATCGCATACCTGCTGCCGCTCCTGAGTATTGACCCGGCGACTGCGCTGGTTGCGCGTCAGGTCGGATACTCGATCGCTGATATTGTGGCGAAGCCGGCCTATGGTCTGTTGATCTACGCGATCGCACGAATCAAGACCCAACAAGAGCGAGGGGAGTCCTCTGAAGGGACGATCCCAGCCATTGCGTAA
- a CDS encoding glycoside hydrolase family 1 protein: MTSQYDIGLFVHSRPHTRLPEPLRFPPGFLWGTATSAHQVEGQNTNNQWWVWEQQGRCWHGDVSGDACDWWRDAEGDLDRAAALGTNAHRMSIEWSRIEPEEGRFDREAIRRYREIIGGIVRRGMTPMITLHHFTNPLWVEAKGAWLNPATPKRFAQFVAYAVEELGDLCNLWCTVNEPTVYAALSYLQGVWPPGRRNILQALRVFGNLMRGHELAAQTVHRQHPAHRVGIVHHKRILDPASPAGHDVLTTVMYDYLVNGLVLRRLRETSDFFGLNYYSRDHIAFDLRRPYHLFIRRFTPPYVEQSDAGMLGTFGEIYPNGLYRALKRAYRWLKLPIYVTETGLPDEDDNQRPRFLLNHLESVYRAIQEGIDVRGVFIWSLVDNFEWAEGWGLRFGLYALDERTGERRMRPSAALYAIIARANAIPAPGAL; this comes from the coding sequence ATGACATCTCAGTACGATATCGGTCTTTTCGTTCATTCCCGTCCTCATACGCGGCTTCCTGAACCGCTTCGTTTTCCGCCAGGCTTCCTGTGGGGAACCGCAACCAGCGCACATCAGGTCGAAGGGCAGAATACCAACAATCAGTGGTGGGTCTGGGAGCAGCAGGGGCGCTGCTGGCATGGCGATGTTTCCGGTGATGCCTGCGACTGGTGGCGCGATGCCGAGGGCGACCTGGATCGTGCGGCAGCGCTTGGTACGAATGCCCATCGTATGTCGATCGAATGGAGCCGTATCGAACCGGAAGAGGGGCGTTTCGATCGTGAGGCAATTCGTCGCTACCGCGAGATCATTGGTGGAATCGTCAGGCGCGGAATGACGCCGATGATTACGCTGCACCACTTCACCAATCCGCTCTGGGTCGAGGCAAAGGGCGCCTGGTTGAACCCGGCGACTCCAAAGCGATTTGCGCAATTCGTCGCATACGCAGTCGAAGAACTGGGCGATCTCTGCAATCTCTGGTGCACCGTCAATGAGCCGACGGTCTACGCTGCGTTGAGTTATCTGCAGGGCGTGTGGCCCCCCGGACGACGTAACATCTTGCAGGCGCTGCGGGTCTTCGGCAATCTGATGCGTGGGCATGAACTTGCAGCGCAGACGGTTCACAGGCAGCATCCGGCGCATCGTGTCGGTATCGTGCACCATAAACGGATTCTCGATCCGGCATCGCCTGCTGGTCACGATGTGCTCACGACGGTCATGTACGACTATCTGGTCAACGGACTGGTGCTGCGCCGTCTGCGCGAGACGTCCGACTTTTTTGGATTGAACTACTACAGTCGTGATCACATCGCCTTCGATCTGCGACGGCCGTACCATCTGTTCATTCGTCGCTTCACACCTCCATATGTGGAACAGAGCGATGCCGGTATGCTTGGCACATTCGGCGAGATCTATCCCAATGGTCTGTACCGTGCGCTCAAACGAGCCTATCGCTGGCTGAAGCTCCCCATCTACGTGACCGAGACCGGTCTGCCGGACGAGGACGACAATCAGCGTCCGCGGTTTTTGCTCAACCATCTCGAGTCGGTCTATCGAGCGATCCAGGAAGGGATCGATGTCCGCGGAGTGTTCATCTGGTCGCTGGTGGACAACTTCGAGTGGGCGGAGGGATGGGGGCTGCGCTTCGGGTTGTATGCGCTCGATGAGCGAACTGGCGAACGGCGGATGCGCCCGTCGGCGGCGCTCTACGCCATTATCGCGCGCGCGAATGCGATCCCTGCGCCTGGTGCGCTCTGA
- a CDS encoding ATP-binding protein has protein sequence MRPLRERQEASSLRSTAAPLVAAPIAVIGSPNSTTHFTVDILETARDRALDHAWVVFEVTERFNGKMYRKRALCQLGGIITRNRWHEDPVIRAVIKHQGALPALSGESDLTAAQLSALGVFLLDDQGRVVRRTTLSTPPPSGTPVYPADAATLQDLVHTEPGIFYAGQSPGDGLPVPLTLRHFGPTEQGGFGEAVMIGIFGQTRSGKSILAAQLLAGFAANPHMGILVIDPQGEFGRDRFAAGDHRVDFSIRRLLAGLRHRRDVITLTTDDVAMEGAEAFTELLRRAGFFDSLGFKGANKEREAAERLSGLLTDLTDAGGRRRPIRDLTAADLPLLVKDLARFADVIYATRPGTMPGEGQRAADVLARYSLDETRLRRLWDDALQRFRVEPGKRQPLSQVIQQVLTDRAIVILSFAQENVADTPYFLLNEILTRLRQVIHRSFQDGRTSNALVLLDEAHLFAGEHADDTGDGARTRSLLAQSIRMTGKYGVGWMFITQTLHDFDKTILRQLQVKIFGQGFKLGADREYVETELGKEGFARYCSLPDPKRTGRYTFMVTGPIVALGSLGTPLVLQGFRSVDDLMRANPHCFGSS, from the coding sequence ATGCGTCCGTTGCGTGAACGTCAGGAAGCGTCGAGTCTGCGTTCGACTGCGGCGCCTCTGGTAGCGGCGCCGATCGCAGTGATCGGCAGTCCGAACTCCACAACCCACTTTACGGTTGATATTCTCGAAACCGCGCGCGACCGGGCGCTCGATCACGCCTGGGTGGTGTTCGAAGTGACCGAGCGCTTCAATGGCAAGATGTACCGCAAACGGGCGCTCTGTCAGTTGGGCGGAATCATCACCCGCAACCGCTGGCACGAAGATCCGGTTATCCGCGCCGTGATCAAGCATCAGGGCGCCCTCCCCGCTCTCTCTGGCGAGAGTGACCTGACGGCGGCGCAACTCTCGGCGCTCGGCGTTTTTCTGCTCGATGATCAGGGGCGGGTGGTGCGACGCACGACCCTTTCCACCCCGCCGCCATCAGGGACGCCGGTCTATCCGGCGGATGCCGCCACCCTGCAGGATCTGGTGCATACCGAGCCGGGGATCTTCTATGCCGGGCAATCACCGGGAGATGGGTTGCCGGTGCCGCTGACGCTGCGCCACTTCGGTCCAACCGAGCAGGGCGGGTTTGGCGAAGCGGTGATGATTGGCATCTTCGGGCAGACGCGCAGCGGCAAATCGATCCTGGCGGCGCAGTTGCTTGCCGGGTTTGCTGCCAACCCGCACATGGGCATTCTGGTGATCGATCCGCAAGGCGAGTTCGGGCGCGACCGTTTCGCCGCCGGCGATCACCGCGTCGATTTCAGCATCCGCCGTCTGCTCGCCGGTCTACGCCACCGCCGCGACGTGATTACATTGACGACCGATGACGTGGCGATGGAAGGCGCGGAGGCGTTCACCGAACTGTTGCGCCGCGCCGGGTTCTTCGACAGTCTGGGATTCAAGGGCGCAAATAAGGAGCGCGAAGCTGCCGAACGACTGTCTGGCTTGTTGACCGACCTGACCGACGCGGGTGGGCGTCGTCGTCCGATCCGTGATCTGACGGCGGCGGATCTGCCGTTGCTGGTGAAGGACCTGGCACGCTTTGCGGATGTGATCTATGCCACCCGTCCCGGCACGATGCCGGGAGAGGGACAGCGCGCCGCCGATGTGCTGGCGCGCTACAGTCTTGATGAGACGCGCCTGCGCCGGTTGTGGGACGATGCGTTGCAGCGTTTCCGCGTCGAGCCAGGGAAACGTCAACCGCTGTCACAGGTGATCCAGCAGGTGCTGACCGATCGCGCCATCGTGATCCTGTCGTTCGCCCAGGAGAATGTCGCCGATACGCCGTACTTCCTGCTCAACGAAATCCTGACCCGCCTGCGCCAGGTGATCCACCGTTCCTTCCAGGATGGACGCACCTCAAATGCGCTCGTGTTGCTCGACGAAGCGCACCTGTTTGCCGGTGAACATGCCGACGACACCGGTGACGGCGCGCGCACCCGTTCTCTGCTGGCGCAAAGCATCCGAATGACCGGCAAGTATGGTGTCGGCTGGATGTTCATTACACAGACGCTGCACGATTTCGACAAGACGATCCTGCGGCAGTTGCAGGTGAAGATTTTTGGGCAGGGGTTCAAACTTGGTGCCGATCGCGAGTATGTCGAGACTGAACTGGGCAAAGAGGGGTTTGCGCGCTACTGTTCCCTCCCCGATCCGAAACGCACCGGGCGTTATACATTTATGGTGACCGGACCGATTGTGGCGCTTGGCAGCCTCGGCACGCCGCTTGTGTTGCAGGGTTTCCGCAGCGTCGATGACCTCATGCGCGCCAATCCGCACTGCTTCGGCAGCAGCTAG
- a CDS encoding acetyl-CoA C-acyltransferase, protein MREAVIVSAVRTAVGKAPRGALRSVHPTDLAATVIRSAVERVPGLDPKEIDDVILGCAMPEAEQGLNMARVALLRAGLPTDVPGQTVNRFCASGLQTIALAAQQVMSGMGDVVVAGGAESMSAVPMGGHHFAPNPAMAEMSPDVYLGMGLTAENVARRYEVSREDQDAFALRSHQRAIAAIDAGLFKDEIVPIEVEHVWFENGRVQRSTMIFDTDEGPRRDTSAEALAKLKPVFAINGTVTAGNSSQTSDGAAAVVVMSREKADALGVKPLARFVSFAVAGVPPEIMGIGPVAAIPKALKQAGLTIDQIDLIELNEAFAAQALAVIRALELDEEKVNVNGGAIALGHPLGCTGAKLTVQILHELRRRGGRYGLITMCIGGGMGAAGIVEML, encoded by the coding sequence ATGCGAGAAGCAGTGATTGTCAGCGCAGTTCGCACAGCCGTCGGCAAAGCGCCGCGCGGTGCACTGCGCAGTGTTCATCCGACCGATCTGGCGGCAACCGTGATCCGGTCGGCAGTCGAGCGCGTTCCCGGTCTCGACCCGAAAGAGATCGATGATGTTATTCTGGGATGCGCCATGCCCGAGGCGGAACAGGGCTTGAATATGGCGCGTGTCGCGCTCCTGCGCGCGGGTCTGCCCACGGATGTGCCAGGTCAGACGGTCAACCGGTTCTGCGCGTCGGGTTTGCAGACCATCGCCCTTGCAGCGCAACAGGTGATGAGCGGCATGGGTGATGTGGTCGTCGCCGGGGGCGCCGAGAGCATGAGCGCCGTACCCATGGGAGGGCATCACTTCGCGCCCAACCCGGCAATGGCGGAGATGAGTCCCGATGTATACCTCGGCATGGGTTTGACCGCTGAGAATGTCGCCAGGCGGTACGAGGTCAGTCGTGAGGATCAGGATGCCTTTGCGCTACGCTCACACCAGCGCGCGATTGCCGCCATCGACGCCGGTCTGTTCAAGGACGAGATTGTGCCGATCGAAGTGGAGCACGTCTGGTTCGAAAACGGCAGGGTACAGCGTTCAACGATGATCTTCGACACCGATGAAGGTCCGCGGCGCGACACCTCGGCTGAAGCGCTGGCGAAACTCAAACCGGTCTTTGCGATCAACGGCACGGTCACTGCTGGCAACTCCTCGCAGACCAGCGATGGGGCAGCGGCAGTGGTGGTTATGAGCCGCGAGAAGGCTGATGCACTCGGGGTGAAGCCGCTGGCGCGCTTCGTATCGTTCGCGGTTGCGGGTGTGCCGCCGGAAATAATGGGGATCGGTCCGGTTGCCGCCATCCCGAAGGCACTTAAGCAAGCCGGCTTGACCATCGACCAGATCGACCTGATCGAACTGAACGAAGCGTTTGCGGCACAGGCGCTGGCGGTGATTCGCGCGCTCGAACTTGACGAAGAGAAAGTCAACGTCAACGGCGGCGCTATTGCGCTCGGGCATCCACTGGGATGCACTGGCGCCAAGTTGACAGTGCAGATCCTGCACGAACTGCGGCGTCGCGGCGGGCGCTACGGTCTGATCACCATGTGCATCGGCGGCGGCATGGGAGCTGCCGGCATCGTCGAGATGCTGTGA
- a CDS encoding 3-hydroxyacyl-CoA dehydrogenase/enoyl-CoA hydratase family protein: MTQIKKVAVIGAGTMGGGIAAHCINAGLQVVLLDTVPSSLTPEEEKRGLTLESKEVRNRFVRAGLERIKNARPAALFDPQSISRIVTGNVEDDLALIADADWIVEAIIEQLEPKRALMEKIEQVRKPGSIVSSNTSGIPIAAIAAGRSDDFRRHFLGTHFFNPPRYLYLLEVIPTPDTDPQVVAAISRFADVTLGKGVVICKDRPNFIGNRIFSYDIATTVGYALRNGYSVEEVDALTGELIGRPKTATFRLLDLVGIDVMLHVQRNLYAALPDDEEREALKIAPEIEAIAARGWLGNKSGIGFYKETKGASGREFWPLNLQTMEHEPPKKPRFDLVGKARKIEDLHERLRFLFDNADTDRAGVFIRETMLRMLAYTARRIPEISESIVDIDRAMRWGFSHQLGPFEVWDTLGVRKTVERMRERDIAIAPWVEDMLAKGGESFYRRENGRIVSVWSPIDAQYVAYTPPEGVLSLDDLRAQGKEVARNHSASLIDLGDGVLCFEFHAKVNAIDPLITEMGWKALELLQEDRWVGMVIGNQSSDFCAGVNLGVVLMGVMGGKPEESAKFAKGTQDLFFRFRTCPKPIVAAPYGRVLGGGVEVCLAAARRVAAAETYMGLVELGVGLIPAWGGCKEFVRRHVSPHVRTPGADPLPYLQQAFETIAMAKVSELGAVQAKQLGYLMDDDKIVMNRERLIAEAKKEVLLMVAEGYTPVPPEGEPVYAIGRRGIAAVNAMVYGMRQGGYISDYDMKLARALAYVMCGGDLTQPQWVTEQYFLDLEFEQASQLIQQPKTQERIMAILQTGKPLRN; this comes from the coding sequence ATGACCCAGATCAAGAAAGTGGCCGTCATTGGCGCCGGTACGATGGGAGGCGGCATCGCCGCCCACTGCATCAATGCCGGTTTGCAGGTCGTGCTGCTCGATACGGTTCCGTCCAGCCTGACCCCCGAAGAAGAAAAACGCGGTCTGACGCTCGAGTCGAAGGAGGTGCGCAATCGCTTCGTCCGGGCAGGTCTGGAGCGGATCAAAAACGCTCGCCCGGCAGCGCTCTTCGATCCGCAGTCGATCTCCCGGATCGTGACCGGTAATGTGGAGGACGACCTCGCCTTGATCGCGGATGCCGACTGGATCGTCGAGGCGATTATCGAGCAACTCGAACCAAAACGCGCGTTGATGGAAAAGATCGAGCAGGTGCGCAAGCCGGGCAGCATCGTTTCATCCAATACGTCCGGCATCCCGATCGCCGCCATTGCAGCCGGTCGATCCGACGATTTTCGCAGGCATTTCCTGGGAACGCACTTCTTCAACCCGCCGCGCTATCTCTACCTCCTCGAAGTCATTCCAACGCCCGACACTGACCCGCAGGTCGTTGCAGCGATCAGCCGCTTCGCCGATGTGACGCTTGGCAAAGGCGTGGTGATCTGCAAGGATCGCCCCAACTTTATCGGCAACCGCATCTTCAGTTACGATATTGCCACCACGGTGGGGTATGCGCTGCGCAATGGCTACAGCGTCGAAGAGGTCGATGCCCTGACGGGTGAATTGATCGGCAGACCGAAAACGGCAACCTTCCGCCTCCTCGATCTTGTCGGCATCGATGTGATGCTGCATGTGCAACGCAATCTGTATGCGGCGCTTCCCGACGACGAGGAGCGTGAGGCGCTGAAGATCGCGCCTGAAATCGAGGCGATCGCCGCCAGAGGATGGCTGGGGAACAAGAGCGGCATCGGTTTCTACAAAGAAACGAAAGGTGCATCCGGGCGCGAGTTCTGGCCCCTCAATCTGCAAACGATGGAGCATGAACCGCCGAAGAAGCCGCGCTTCGATCTGGTCGGCAAGGCGCGCAAGATTGAGGACCTCCATGAGCGGTTGCGCTTCCTGTTCGACAATGCCGATACCGACCGCGCTGGCGTCTTTATCCGCGAAACCATGCTGCGTATGCTGGCGTACACAGCGCGACGCATCCCGGAGATCTCTGAGAGCATCGTCGATATCGACCGCGCCATGCGCTGGGGGTTCAGCCATCAACTTGGTCCTTTCGAGGTGTGGGACACCCTCGGGGTGCGGAAGACAGTCGAGCGCATGCGTGAACGCGACATAGCGATTGCACCATGGGTCGAAGACATGCTGGCGAAGGGCGGCGAGAGTTTCTATCGCCGCGAGAATGGCCGGATCGTCAGCGTGTGGAGCCCGATAGACGCGCAGTATGTCGCATACACGCCGCCGGAAGGGGTGCTGTCGCTCGACGACCTGCGCGCCCAGGGGAAAGAAGTCGCGCGCAACCATAGTGCATCGCTTATCGACCTGGGAGATGGCGTGCTCTGCTTTGAGTTCCACGCCAAGGTGAATGCCATCGATCCGCTGATCACCGAGATGGGGTGGAAAGCGCTTGAGCTGCTCCAGGAGGATCGCTGGGTCGGCATGGTGATCGGCAATCAGTCGTCCGATTTTTGCGCTGGCGTGAACCTGGGGGTCGTGCTGATGGGGGTAATGGGCGGCAAACCCGAAGAGTCGGCGAAGTTCGCCAAAGGAACGCAGGACCTCTTCTTCCGCTTCCGCACCTGTCCAAAACCAATCGTGGCTGCGCCGTATGGCCGCGTGCTCGGCGGCGGCGTCGAAGTCTGCCTGGCAGCGGCGCGACGGGTGGCAGCCGCTGAGACATATATGGGTCTGGTGGAACTGGGGGTGGGCCTGATCCCCGCCTGGGGCGGGTGCAAGGAGTTTGTTCGCCGGCACGTCTCGCCGCATGTCAGAACGCCTGGCGCTGATCCGCTTCCCTATCTGCAACAGGCGTTCGAGACGATTGCGATGGCGAAGGTCAGTGAGCTGGGCGCCGTTCAGGCGAAGCAACTCGGCTACCTGATGGACGACGACAAGATCGTGATGAACCGCGAGCGGCTGATCGCCGAAGCAAAGAAGGAAGTGCTGCTGATGGTCGCCGAGGGGTATACGCCGGTTCCGCCGGAGGGTGAGCCGGTGTATGCTATCGGGCGGCGCGGCATCGCAGCCGTGAATGCCATGGTCTACGGCATGCGCCAGGGCGGCTACATCAGCGATTACGATATGAAACTGGCGCGCGCGCTGGCGTATGTGATGTGCGGCGGCGACCTGACCCAGCCACAGTGGGTCACCGAGCAGTATTTCCTTGACCTGGAGTTCGAGCAGGCAAGCCAGTTGATCCAGCAACCGAAGACCCAGGAGCGGATCATGGCGATCCTGCAAACCGGCAAGCCGTTGCGGAATTGA
- a CDS encoding acyl-CoA dehydrogenase family protein: MIDFEIPAPIKRQVQFITMLGEQVMRPVARYYDEHETERPWDYINLIWPTIRDRGGRSFSVEDGKEKVDKEGKPRPRIGYLMLAHVVEALSWGDAGLYLCTPGGALGGAAVDATGTPEQKERFLKRFGEGEPKWAAMAMTEPHCGSDTAAIRTTARLSEDGKEWILNGEKIFVTGGLMAAKESRGFVVVWATVDPSAGRAGMKPFVVEAGTPGMTVTKLEHKHGIRVSDTAAIVFNDCRIPYDNILGSPEVVKGDTEHKGFKGAMKTFDATRPLVAASALGIARAALEFTASYLKDRGVKVRYGIAPHLQTAVERDLIHMEMQHRAAWLLVLKAVTKMDAGEENALEASMSKVKAGQVATYVSQKAVELLGPEGYSCKLLVEKWMRDARINDIYEGTGQINRLIVARRLLGYTSRELR; encoded by the coding sequence ATGATCGACTTTGAAATACCAGCCCCGATCAAGCGTCAGGTGCAGTTCATCACGATGCTCGGCGAGCAGGTGATGCGCCCGGTGGCGCGCTATTACGATGAGCACGAAACGGAACGTCCGTGGGATTATATCAATCTGATCTGGCCCACCATCCGCGATCGCGGCGGGCGCTCGTTCTCAGTCGAAGATGGCAAGGAGAAGGTTGATAAGGAGGGTAAGCCGCGCCCGCGGATCGGGTACCTGATGCTGGCGCACGTGGTTGAGGCGCTGTCGTGGGGCGATGCCGGGCTGTACCTCTGCACGCCGGGCGGTGCGCTCGGTGGTGCAGCTGTCGATGCCACCGGCACGCCGGAGCAGAAAGAGCGCTTCCTGAAGCGTTTCGGCGAGGGGGAGCCGAAGTGGGCGGCGATGGCGATGACCGAACCGCACTGCGGATCGGATACGGCGGCGATCCGCACCACGGCGCGTCTCTCCGAAGATGGCAAAGAGTGGATCCTGAACGGCGAGAAAATCTTCGTCACCGGGGGTCTGATGGCTGCCAAAGAATCGCGCGGGTTCGTCGTGGTGTGGGCAACGGTCGATCCGTCGGCTGGACGCGCCGGGATGAAGCCGTTCGTGGTCGAAGCCGGTACGCCGGGAATGACGGTGACGAAACTGGAGCACAAGCACGGCATCCGGGTGTCGGATACGGCAGCGATCGTGTTCAACGACTGCCGCATTCCGTATGATAATATCCTTGGCAGCCCGGAAGTCGTGAAGGGAGATACGGAGCACAAAGGCTTCAAGGGTGCGATGAAGACGTTCGATGCCACCCGCCCGCTGGTGGCGGCGTCGGCGCTGGGCATCGCGCGCGCCGCGCTCGAGTTCACCGCCTCGTACCTGAAGGATCGCGGCGTGAAGGTGCGCTACGGCATCGCTCCGCACCTGCAAACTGCGGTCGAGCGCGACCTGATCCACATGGAGATGCAGCATCGGGCTGCCTGGTTGCTGGTGCTCAAAGCGGTGACGAAGATGGATGCCGGTGAGGAGAATGCGCTCGAAGCGTCGATGTCGAAGGTGAAAGCCGGTCAGGTGGCAACGTATGTCTCGCAGAAAGCGGTTGAACTGCTGGGTCCTGAAGGATATTCGTGCAAACTGCTGGTCGAAAAGTGGATGCGCGACGCCCGGATCAATGATATTTACGAGGGCACCGGTCAGATCAATCGCCTGATCGTGGCGCGACGCCTGCTGGGGTATACCAGTCGTGAGTTGCGCTGA
- a CDS encoding acyl-CoA dehydrogenase family protein yields the protein MISFTPSEEQQLIIDTVRRYAVDRMRPAAYEADEKRAIPSDIIARGWDLGLLPSAIPEQYGGFGETHQALTGVLAAEELGYGDLSMALYLMTPNLFAIPILHFGTEEQKERWLPRTVEGGFAPYTAALIEPRWSFDPHALHTVAEREGNVYEITGHKALVPLAADAQAFLVYARENDTTQAFIIERGTEGLAVLERESFMGIRALPTYELRLDDVHVPASCRLGGEQGIDIEALMNYSRVALAALAVGVARGAFEYARDYAKQREAFGKPIAQNQAIAFMLAEMAIEIEAARLMTYEAAWHLDKGHNATQSASLAKAYADEMALMVTDRAVQILGGHGYIREHPVERWLRNGRGFSTFLGLAMV from the coding sequence ATGATATCGTTTACTCCGTCGGAAGAGCAGCAGTTGATCATCGACACCGTGCGCCGCTATGCGGTTGATCGGATGCGCCCCGCCGCCTACGAGGCGGACGAGAAGCGCGCAATTCCATCGGACATTATTGCGCGGGGGTGGGATCTGGGCTTGTTGCCGAGCGCCATCCCGGAGCAGTACGGCGGCTTTGGCGAGACGCATCAGGCGCTGACCGGCGTTCTGGCGGCAGAAGAGTTGGGGTATGGCGATCTGTCCATGGCGCTGTACCTGATGACCCCCAATCTGTTTGCGATCCCGATCCTGCACTTCGGCACTGAAGAGCAGAAGGAACGCTGGTTGCCACGCACGGTGGAAGGCGGGTTTGCGCCGTATACGGCGGCGTTGATCGAGCCGCGCTGGAGTTTCGACCCGCATGCGCTGCATACGGTTGCCGAGCGTGAGGGTAATGTCTACGAGATTACGGGGCATAAGGCGCTCGTGCCGCTCGCTGCCGATGCACAGGCGTTCCTGGTTTATGCCCGTGAAAATGATACGACCCAGGCGTTTATCATCGAACGCGGCACGGAAGGACTGGCGGTACTGGAACGCGAGAGTTTCATGGGCATTCGCGCGTTGCCAACCTACGAATTGCGCCTGGACGACGTGCATGTGCCGGCATCGTGTCGACTGGGGGGCGAGCAGGGCATCGATATCGAAGCGTTGATGAATTATTCGCGGGTTGCGCTGGCGGCGCTGGCGGTCGGTGTGGCGCGCGGCGCTTTCGAGTATGCGCGCGATTATGCGAAGCAGCGCGAAGCATTTGGGAAACCGATTGCGCAGAACCAGGCAATTGCGTTCATGCTGGCTGAGATGGCGATTGAAATCGAGGCGGCGCGCCTGATGACCTATGAAGCGGCATGGCATCTCGACAAAGGACACAATGCCACGCAGTCGGCGTCGCTCGCCAAGGCGTATGCTGATGAAATGGCGTTGATGGTGACCGACCGCGCCGTGCAGATCCTTGGCGGTCATGGCTATATTCGCGAGCATCCAGTCGAGCGCTGGCTGCGGAACGGGCGTGGGTTCAGCACGTTCCTCGGTCTGGCGATGGTGTGA
- a CDS encoding SCP2 sterol-binding domain-containing protein → MSDITPAVYFAEVVPQRFAAAVAGASEEVLAQPELTVTYTIEGEGDQGGVFGLKVSGGSIEFVDGGIENADLQLVMTYDNWRSVAEGDAVEPFIDYFLRRKVEIVKNLRGMVKLELTRSDESLFESVSIFGGQSEPSVTLRMTTDDYRQMLSGELNGQMAFMTGKLRFEGSLPLLMQIGALSG, encoded by the coding sequence ATGAGCGACATCACCCCGGCAGTCTATTTTGCGGAAGTCGTGCCGCAGCGCTTCGCTGCAGCAGTTGCTGGCGCGTCAGAAGAGGTGCTGGCGCAGCCTGAGTTGACGGTGACCTACACGATTGAAGGGGAGGGCGATCAGGGTGGCGTTTTTGGGTTGAAAGTTTCGGGCGGGTCGATTGAATTCGTCGATGGCGGCATCGAAAATGCCGATCTGCAACTCGTGATGACCTACGACAACTGGCGTTCTGTGGCGGAGGGGGATGCCGTCGAGCCATTTATCGACTATTTCCTCCGTCGCAAGGTCGAGATCGTGAAGAATCTGCGCGGGATGGTCAAACTCGAGTTGACCCGCTCCGACGAGAGTTTGTTTGAGAGCGTCAGCATCTTTGGCGGTCAATCCGAGCCGTCGGTGACGCTGCGGATGACGACGGATGATTACCGACAGATGCTTTCGGGCGAGTTGAACGGGCAGATGGCGTTTATGACGGGGAAATTGCGGTTTGAGGGCAGCCTGCCGCTGTTGATGCAGATCGGTGCGCTGAGCGGCTAG